The proteins below come from a single Nocardioides eburneiflavus genomic window:
- a CDS encoding ArsR/SmtB family transcription factor — translation MDETDTDAVTRLRATAHPVRLRILSLLTAEAMSAAEVARALELTHANASYHLRQLHDAGELVVESEEKIRGGVAKRYRYDASRDVRTHRPGIDERVAYARANALEVERRLQEAAPGASSSSDLETWVDVETWHRALDLLHEASHLLHAAARPAGTPETVHVSATTQAFTMSGGLTGEAVRWKPAHEETR, via the coding sequence ATGGACGAGACCGACACCGACGCCGTCACCCGGCTGCGGGCGACGGCGCACCCGGTGCGGCTGCGCATCCTGTCGCTGCTGACCGCGGAGGCGATGAGTGCCGCCGAGGTGGCCCGCGCCCTCGAGCTGACCCACGCCAACGCGTCCTACCACCTGCGCCAGCTCCACGACGCCGGCGAGCTCGTCGTCGAGAGCGAGGAGAAGATCCGCGGCGGCGTCGCCAAGCGCTACCGGTACGACGCCTCGCGGGACGTACGCACCCACCGGCCCGGCATCGACGAGCGCGTCGCCTACGCCCGCGCCAACGCCCTCGAGGTCGAGCGGCGGCTGCAGGAGGCGGCACCCGGGGCGTCGTCCTCCAGCGACTTGGAGACCTGGGTCGACGTCGAGACCTGGCACCGGGCCCTCGACCTCCTCCACGAGGCCTCGCACCTGCTGCACGCGGCCGCCAGGCCGGCGGGGACACCCGAGACCGTGCACGTCAGTGCCACGACCCAGGCGTTCACGATGAGCGGCGGACTCACCGGCGAGGCGGTCCGCTGGAAGCCGGCCCACGAGGAGACCCGATGA
- the leuS gene encoding leucine--tRNA ligase: protein MNPEQSTHGETTYDIEATETKWQRVWEDLQPFRADDDSPREKRYALTMFPYPSGDLHMGHAEVFALHDVVARYWWQRGYEVLNPMGFDSFGLPAENAAIRNDEHPDTYTRANIARSIESCQKYAASFDWSRTFNTSDPGYYRWTQWLFLKFYERGLAYRKNSPVNWCPNDQTVLANEQVVGGVCDRCGAEVTKKELTQWYFKITDYAQELLDGLDDLEKTWPDRVVTAQRNWIGRSEGAHVTFTLHTAVGERDIEVYTTRPDTLYGATFMVVAADAALAAEIVHPDRAQALEDYLVEVRKASDIDRLATDRPKTGVDLGITATNPVSGEEIPVWASDYVLADYGTGAIMAVPAHDQRDLDFARTMGLPVRRVIDTGDDNPEETGVATSGDGTYVNSGPLDGLADKASGIRSIIERLEADGRGSGAVNFRLRDWLLSRQRYWGAPIPIIHCPVDGEVPVPEDQLPVTLPMLTGADLKPKGTSPLGGATEWVNTTCPTCGGPATRDTDTMDTFVDSSWYMFRYCSPHDDTQAFDSAKVNMWMPSDLYVGGVEHAVLHLLYGRFFTKVLNDMGMVDFREPWAAQLNQGFVINKGKKMSKSLGNGVNLGDQLAAFGVDAVRLTLVFAGPPEDDIDWANMSPDGSLRFLQRAWRLSGDVASAPGVDVTAGDVALRRTTARTVHDAAELVETYRFNVLVARVMELVNATRKAIDSGVGPADPAVREATEAVAVLLSLVAPYTAEEMWERLGHEPTVARTGWPAVDEALLVEDTVTAVVQVKGKVKARLEVSPGISEADLEAAALADAGVQRAIDGATVRKVIVRAPKLVNVVV from the coding sequence ATGAACCCCGAGCAGAGCACCCACGGCGAGACCACCTACGACATCGAGGCCACCGAGACGAAGTGGCAGCGGGTCTGGGAGGACCTCCAGCCGTTCCGGGCCGACGACGACAGCCCCCGCGAGAAGCGCTACGCGCTGACGATGTTCCCCTACCCCAGCGGGGACCTGCACATGGGGCACGCCGAGGTGTTCGCGCTGCACGACGTGGTGGCGCGCTACTGGTGGCAGCGCGGCTACGAGGTGCTGAACCCGATGGGCTTCGACTCCTTCGGCCTGCCCGCGGAGAACGCCGCGATCCGCAACGACGAGCACCCCGACACCTACACGCGCGCCAACATCGCGCGCTCGATCGAGTCGTGCCAGAAGTACGCCGCGTCGTTCGACTGGTCGCGGACCTTCAACACCTCCGACCCGGGCTACTACCGCTGGACCCAGTGGCTGTTCCTGAAGTTCTACGAGCGGGGCCTGGCCTACCGCAAGAACAGCCCGGTCAACTGGTGCCCCAACGACCAGACCGTCCTGGCCAACGAGCAGGTCGTCGGCGGTGTCTGCGACCGCTGCGGGGCGGAGGTGACCAAGAAGGAGCTGACCCAGTGGTACTTCAAGATCACCGACTACGCCCAGGAGCTGCTGGACGGCCTGGACGACCTGGAGAAGACCTGGCCCGACCGCGTGGTCACCGCCCAGCGCAACTGGATCGGCCGGTCCGAGGGCGCCCACGTCACCTTCACGCTGCACACCGCTGTCGGTGAGCGCGACATCGAGGTCTACACGACCCGTCCCGACACGCTGTACGGCGCCACCTTCATGGTGGTCGCCGCCGACGCCGCGCTGGCCGCCGAGATCGTGCACCCCGACCGCGCGCAGGCGCTGGAGGACTACCTGGTCGAGGTCCGCAAGGCCTCCGACATCGACCGGCTGGCCACCGACCGGCCCAAGACCGGCGTGGACCTGGGCATCACCGCCACCAACCCGGTCTCCGGCGAGGAGATCCCGGTGTGGGCCAGCGACTACGTGCTGGCCGACTACGGCACCGGCGCGATCATGGCCGTGCCCGCCCACGACCAGCGCGACCTGGACTTCGCCCGCACCATGGGCCTGCCGGTCCGACGCGTCATCGACACCGGTGACGACAACCCCGAGGAGACCGGGGTCGCGACGTCGGGGGACGGCACGTACGTCAACAGCGGGCCGCTGGACGGGCTGGCCGACAAGGCCTCCGGCATCCGCTCGATCATCGAGCGGTTGGAGGCGGACGGACGCGGCTCCGGCGCGGTCAACTTCCGCCTGCGCGACTGGCTGCTGAGCCGCCAGCGCTACTGGGGTGCGCCGATCCCGATCATCCACTGCCCCGTGGACGGCGAGGTGCCGGTGCCCGAGGACCAGCTGCCCGTGACGCTGCCGATGCTGACCGGCGCCGACCTGAAGCCCAAGGGCACCTCGCCGCTGGGCGGCGCGACCGAGTGGGTCAACACGACCTGCCCGACCTGCGGCGGACCGGCGACCCGCGACACCGACACCATGGACACGTTCGTCGACTCGTCCTGGTACATGTTCCGCTACTGCTCGCCGCACGACGACACCCAGGCGTTCGACAGCGCCAAGGTCAACATGTGGATGCCGAGCGACCTCTACGTCGGCGGCGTGGAGCACGCGGTGCTGCACCTGCTGTACGGCCGGTTCTTCACCAAGGTGCTCAACGACATGGGGATGGTGGACTTCCGCGAGCCGTGGGCGGCCCAGCTGAACCAGGGCTTCGTGATCAACAAGGGCAAGAAGATGAGCAAGTCCCTGGGCAACGGCGTCAACCTGGGCGACCAGCTCGCGGCCTTCGGCGTGGACGCGGTGCGCCTGACCCTGGTCTTCGCCGGTCCTCCGGAGGACGACATCGACTGGGCCAACATGTCGCCCGACGGGTCGCTGCGCTTCCTGCAGCGGGCCTGGCGCCTGTCCGGCGACGTCGCCTCGGCGCCGGGCGTCGACGTGACGGCCGGCGACGTGGCGCTCCGGCGTACGACGGCGCGCACCGTCCACGACGCGGCCGAGCTGGTCGAGACCTACCGCTTCAACGTGCTGGTGGCCCGGGTGATGGAGCTGGTCAACGCCACCCGCAAGGCCATCGACTCCGGTGTCGGGCCCGCGGACCCAGCGGTGCGCGAGGCGACCGAGGCGGTGGCGGTCCTGCTGTCACTGGTGGCGCCCTACACGGCCGAGGAGATGTGGGAGCGGCTGGGCCACGAGCCCACGGTCGCCCGCACCGGCTGGCCCGCGGTCGACGAGGCGCTGCTGGTCGAGGACACCGTCACCGCGGTGGTGCAGGTCAAGGGCAAGGTCAAGGCGCGGCTGGAGGTGTCGCCCGGCATCTCCGAGGCCGACCTGGAGGCCGCCGCCCTCGCCGACGCGGGCGTGCAGCGGGCGATCGACGGCGCGACCGTGCGCAAGGTCATCGTGCGCGCACCCAAGCTGGTCAACGTCGTCGTCTGA
- a CDS encoding DUF4870 domain-containing protein produces the protein MSDQYPTGAQGPDPTRPDGQQPETTYRAAPPSMSPQDERTWGAVSHAGAVVAMVCSAGFLGFLASIVVFVMYKDRGPFVRSHAANSINVQISMFIWLVVAAVLYVILGVITIGIGFVVFWPVFFVPPVVAGILHVVGAVKAYNGEWWNPPLTPQLVR, from the coding sequence ATGTCCGACCAGTACCCCACCGGCGCGCAGGGGCCCGACCCGACGCGGCCCGACGGCCAGCAGCCCGAGACCACCTACCGCGCCGCCCCGCCGTCCATGTCGCCGCAGGACGAGCGCACGTGGGGCGCGGTCAGCCACGCCGGCGCCGTCGTCGCCATGGTCTGCTCGGCCGGGTTCCTCGGGTTCCTGGCCTCGATCGTGGTCTTCGTGATGTACAAGGACCGGGGCCCGTTCGTCCGCTCGCACGCCGCCAACTCGATCAACGTCCAGATCTCGATGTTCATCTGGCTCGTCGTCGCGGCCGTGCTCTACGTGATCCTGGGCGTCATCACCATCGGCATCGGCTTCGTCGTCTTCTGGCCGGTCTTCTTCGTGCCGCCGGTCGTCGCCGGCATCCTGCACGTCGTGGGGGCGGTCAAGGCCTACAACGGCGAGTGGTGGAACCCGCCGCTCACCCCGCAGCTCGTCAGGTGA